The Methylacidimicrobium sp. B4 genome contains a region encoding:
- a CDS encoding HIT domain-containing protein, with protein sequence MEHLWAPWRKAYLDDPTPPKSTLFEEIARESRDRENLVLLRGRTSFGLLNRFPYNAGHSMVVPYRPVARLDQLTETELLEAMALLRKLLSALERAFAPHGFNIGLNQGAAAGAGIEGHLHWHLVPRWSHDANFMTTTAGTRVHPSDLETVYRLLHDSLQGEEPSSPSPDSPRPSPGAAS encoded by the coding sequence ATGGAACACTTGTGGGCACCCTGGCGCAAGGCTTATCTCGACGATCCCACCCCTCCAAAGAGCACCCTTTTCGAGGAAATCGCCAGGGAGTCCAGGGACCGGGAAAACCTCGTCCTGCTGCGTGGGCGCACGAGCTTCGGCCTGCTCAACCGCTTTCCCTACAATGCCGGCCATTCGATGGTGGTTCCCTACCGGCCCGTCGCCCGACTCGATCAGCTGACGGAGACCGAGCTGCTCGAGGCCATGGCGCTGCTGCGAAAGCTCCTCTCTGCGCTCGAGCGGGCGTTTGCACCGCACGGGTTCAACATCGGCCTCAATCAGGGAGCGGCCGCCGGAGCGGGCATCGAAGGACATCTCCATTGGCATCTGGTGCCGCGTTGGAGCCATGACGCCAACTTCATGACGACCACGGCCGGGACCCGGGTCCATCCGTCGGATCTGGAAACTGTCTATCGCCTGCTTCACGACTCTCTCCAGGGGGAGGAGCCCTCCTCCCCCTCGCCCGATTCTCCTCGCCCTTCCCCGGGGGCAGCGTCGTGA
- the holA gene encoding DNA polymerase III subunit delta, translated as MTPLAGKSKAIHFFGGEDEYEAKRVARLFLEKEGLREDPSFESVPGDGQSAAEACEQIDRLRDALQSGSLFGLRKVVLWKDVRCLGAKGVGRDERVSAALASLLAVLRGLAPEEVVLVIQAGAVDERRQFLRGLREIASVHLFAPLGGDRNEDRALGEIAERMRRRGLSPTNELCERLLAASGGDRQRLDSQIEKLALYPAEERPLTPEDLRLLLGGGGDGVVWDFCDAVVGESASEALRELRTLLRQGESEVGLLLALAQKIRLAALGLLLWEGGWLHLSGSGRFVKAEVAPEAQDYFPKKKSGAPVSPWQLGMTVAAAKKRSARFWVKALLLLSEANRSMLRGGEKQISFELALLRLLREKPAPS; from the coding sequence ATGACGCCTCTTGCCGGCAAGAGTAAAGCAATTCATTTCTTCGGCGGAGAAGACGAATACGAAGCCAAGCGCGTCGCACGGCTCTTTCTGGAAAAGGAGGGGTTGCGCGAGGATCCTTCCTTCGAGAGCGTTCCTGGGGACGGGCAGAGTGCGGCGGAGGCGTGCGAGCAGATCGACCGCTTGCGGGACGCCCTCCAGTCCGGCTCGCTCTTCGGTCTGCGCAAGGTCGTGCTTTGGAAGGATGTCCGCTGTCTCGGGGCCAAGGGGGTCGGCCGGGACGAAAGGGTCTCCGCGGCGCTCGCAAGCCTGCTTGCGGTCCTGCGAGGCCTCGCTCCCGAAGAGGTCGTCCTGGTGATTCAGGCCGGAGCCGTAGATGAACGGCGACAATTCCTGCGCGGGCTGCGGGAAATCGCCTCGGTTCATCTCTTCGCCCCCTTGGGAGGCGATCGGAACGAAGACCGGGCCTTGGGCGAGATCGCCGAGCGGATGCGCAGACGCGGCCTTTCTCCCACGAACGAGCTCTGCGAACGTCTGCTCGCCGCTTCGGGAGGGGACCGCCAGCGGCTCGATTCTCAAATCGAGAAGCTGGCCCTGTATCCGGCCGAGGAGCGGCCACTCACGCCGGAAGATCTCCGGCTGCTCTTGGGCGGCGGAGGCGATGGGGTGGTCTGGGACTTCTGCGATGCGGTCGTGGGGGAAAGCGCTTCCGAGGCACTGCGCGAGCTGCGGACGCTCTTGCGACAGGGGGAGAGCGAAGTGGGTCTCCTCCTGGCGTTGGCCCAGAAGATCCGCCTGGCGGCTTTGGGTCTTCTCCTCTGGGAAGGCGGCTGGCTCCACCTGAGCGGCTCCGGCCGCTTCGTCAAGGCGGAGGTGGCTCCCGAAGCCCAGGACTACTTCCCGAAGAAGAAGAGCGGAGCCCCGGTGAGTCCCTGGCAGCTGGGCATGACGGTCGCCGCGGCCAAGAAGCGGAGCGCCCGGTTCTGGGTGAAGGCGCTTCTTCTCCTTTCGGAGGCGAACCGGAGCATGTTGCGCGGAGGGGAGAAGCAGATCAGCTTCGAGCTGGCGCTCTTGCGGCTTCTCCGGGAGAAGCCAGCTCCGTCATGA
- a CDS encoding glycosyltransferase family 2 protein encodes MREDPARKGEPEYSVVVPFFNESENLPQLLREIDSALQALGRSAEILLVNDGSTDRFARPPTSPRYPVRWLDLTCRSGQSAAIYYGIQAAAGRWIILLDADLQNDPADLPALLGRLQEEKLDLVTGFRQRRQDSWQRRWMSWVANRVRARLLADQTRDSGCSLKIIRSELARRLPGWNGMHRFIPALARGMGYRTGEQPVHHRPRHAGQSKVRPWRRALAATIDLLGMIWLVRRQFRGRLRGPEAD; translated from the coding sequence ATGAGAGAGGACCCCGCCAGAAAGGGCGAGCCCGAGTATTCCGTGGTGGTTCCCTTTTTCAACGAATCGGAAAACCTGCCGCAGCTGCTTCGGGAGATCGATTCGGCTCTCCAAGCGCTCGGGCGATCGGCCGAGATCCTTCTCGTCAACGATGGCAGTACCGACCGCTTCGCGCGTCCGCCCACGAGCCCACGCTACCCGGTTCGGTGGCTCGATCTCACCTGCCGGTCGGGCCAGAGTGCCGCGATCTACTACGGCATCCAGGCAGCCGCGGGGCGCTGGATCATTCTCCTGGATGCCGACCTCCAGAATGATCCGGCGGATCTTCCCGCACTGCTGGGACGTCTGCAGGAGGAGAAGCTCGATCTGGTCACGGGCTTCCGCCAAAGGCGGCAAGACAGTTGGCAGCGGCGGTGGATGAGCTGGGTCGCCAATCGGGTCCGCGCCCGACTCCTCGCCGATCAGACGCGAGACTCGGGCTGCTCGCTCAAGATCATCCGCAGCGAGCTGGCGCGGCGGCTACCGGGATGGAACGGGATGCATCGGTTCATTCCCGCTCTTGCGCGTGGCATGGGATATCGGACCGGCGAGCAGCCGGTGCATCATCGTCCGCGGCACGCCGGCCAAAGCAAGGTTCGCCCTTGGAGGCGGGCTCTGGCGGCGACCATCGACCTGCTTGGCATGATCTGGCTCGTCCGGCGCCAATTCCGTGGACGGCTCCGCGGTCCGGAAGCCGATTGA
- a CDS encoding nucleoside monophosphate kinase, with translation MDEPHIEGRVKFPSLLLLGAPGSGKGTQGQILARIPGFVHISSGDLFRSLDPGSELGTLFREYSDRGRLVPDDLTIRVWQEHVRTLVASGAYDPSTDFLVLDGIPRNANQLARISDSVDIRHVFHLCCPNREVLIRRVAGRARQANRADDLDPKVILERIAVYETETKPLLGRIPPDRIHDIDADRLPYQVLRQILDSLP, from the coding sequence ATGGATGAGCCTCACATCGAGGGGCGGGTGAAATTTCCTTCGCTGCTCCTTCTCGGAGCTCCCGGCTCCGGAAAAGGGACGCAAGGGCAGATCCTCGCCCGAATTCCCGGTTTCGTTCACATCTCCTCGGGCGATCTCTTCCGCTCCCTGGATCCCGGCTCGGAGCTGGGGACGCTCTTCCGGGAATACTCGGATCGCGGGCGGCTCGTCCCCGACGATTTGACGATCCGCGTCTGGCAGGAACATGTGCGAACGCTAGTCGCCTCCGGCGCTTACGACCCCTCGACCGATTTTCTCGTGCTCGACGGCATCCCCCGCAACGCGAACCAGCTCGCGCGGATCTCCGACTCCGTCGACATCCGGCACGTCTTCCATCTCTGCTGCCCCAACCGGGAGGTCTTGATCCGGCGCGTCGCGGGTCGCGCTCGGCAGGCGAATCGGGCCGACGACCTCGATCCCAAGGTGATTCTCGAGCGGATCGCCGTCTACGAGACGGAAACCAAGCCGCTGCTGGGAAGGATTCCCCCGGATCGCATCCACGATATCGACGCCGACCGGTTGCCCTACCAGGTGCTCCGGCAGATTCTCGATTCCCTGCCGTAG
- a CDS encoding MotA/TolQ/ExbB proton channel family protein, whose translation MNDLVLAMPTLFLSFFTAAFPPQLPVLTVWGLLQSGGWVMLPLLLVSIIALWLIFYCLASLRQGVVWTRDLERRLDSVFRRGDMALLGELLRDRKEAVARVLREAIGLYQRHPAADAEAVRSVAQVVGSGIAAGLNQRILYLLDVGVISPMLGLFGTVVGILRSFGSIAADPSPMRTMLLAGGVSQALIATAVGLIVGISSMMFYSFFRGRLQGLLTVFEERSAIWVQELILLHRSSGMEAAAKEPAASGVVESA comes from the coding sequence ATGAATGACCTCGTGCTCGCCATGCCCACGCTCTTCCTCTCGTTTTTCACAGCGGCCTTCCCGCCCCAGCTGCCGGTGTTGACAGTCTGGGGGCTGCTCCAGTCCGGCGGATGGGTGATGCTGCCGCTATTGCTCGTCTCGATCATCGCTCTCTGGCTCATCTTCTACTGCCTGGCGTCGCTCCGGCAGGGCGTGGTCTGGACCCGCGATCTGGAGCGCAGGCTCGATAGCGTCTTTCGCCGCGGCGACATGGCTCTTCTGGGTGAGCTTTTGCGGGACAGGAAGGAGGCCGTCGCCCGAGTCCTCCGGGAGGCGATCGGTCTCTATCAGCGCCATCCCGCCGCGGACGCGGAGGCTGTGCGGTCCGTGGCGCAAGTCGTCGGGAGCGGAATTGCCGCTGGCCTCAATCAACGGATCTTGTATCTTCTGGATGTCGGGGTCATCTCGCCCATGCTCGGGCTGTTCGGCACGGTGGTGGGGATTTTGCGCTCCTTCGGCTCGATTGCGGCCGATCCGTCTCCCATGCGGACGATGCTTCTGGCTGGAGGAGTCTCTCAGGCGCTGATCGCCACGGCCGTGGGCCTCATCGTCGGGATCTCCTCCATGATGTTCTATTCCTTCTTCCGCGGCCGGCTTCAAGGGCTCCTGACGGTCTTCGAGGAGCGATCGGCCATTTGGGTCCAGGAGCTGATCCTCCTTCACCGCTCCAGCGGCATGGAAGCCGCCGCGAAGGAGCCGGCGGCGAGCGGGGTCGTCGAATCGGCATGA
- a CDS encoding biopolymer transporter ExbD, which yields MNFRNRVPNEQIALQLAPMIDVILFLLSFFLLTWNLARYEADLDVRVPKAKHGEIPKRLPGEVVLNIMKDGKITLNRRAVSPSELEEILHGVIQQYPDQAVVIRADEATSYEHVVHVLDVCRAANVWNIAFATIRPDLTTP from the coding sequence ATGAACTTCCGGAACCGCGTGCCCAACGAGCAGATCGCGCTGCAGCTGGCGCCGATGATCGACGTCATCCTCTTTCTGCTCTCGTTCTTTCTGCTCACCTGGAACTTGGCGCGGTACGAGGCGGACCTCGACGTGCGGGTCCCCAAGGCGAAGCATGGAGAGATTCCCAAGCGCCTTCCGGGAGAGGTGGTCTTGAACATCATGAAAGACGGCAAGATCACGCTCAACCGAAGGGCGGTCTCCCCTTCCGAGCTGGAGGAGATCCTGCACGGCGTAATCCAGCAATATCCGGACCAAGCGGTGGTGATCCGTGCCGACGAGGCGACCAGCTACGAGCATGTCGTTCACGTTCTCGATGTCTGTCGGGCGGCCAACGTCTGGAATATCGCCTTCGCGACGATCCGGCCCGACCTCACCACGCCCTAG
- a CDS encoding tetratricopeptide repeat protein — translation MGSTGLIQVRKSRAFRRLGRLLFLSALCLCWIGRTESAWSAAAAQDSGEPLELLPQAEVQFDQGVVLYRDHRYSEALRLLSEALPSLTPLKKEEALFDIGECYRSLGRTKDALSVYRTLTQSNPKSLYAPAAWFWQGKLLMEQGHYGEAIPLLQLAIDRGVGETSETARYLMALSEFHIGNETAGSEQLRMVASGSSPYRGEATRLLAVYLEKKRDWASALHYWRTLAEQSKESSQKWQATARAGWAALRGGDAKTAEELFRRCLSPAVPAEWQNLAYEGQFEEALLQKRFEEALTFLQSHAARFSQERKVGLFLKLGNGALQAGEPGIALPVFEQCLSLNPAAPAMAEAAYGRLVALAALNQKGVLDEANAYLDRFGPSSPYALRVRFIQAQALSARGRFADALPLWESLVSQKPEGVSRSSALLGLGRAYFECGRWKDAAEILEKLGTECPAAPELLTARMTEGAAWDKAGNFAKALEAWKQVLDLAPQGSPEREAALAQTALLARQMKQPEEMERAFRALAEEYPKAKLRPLGCLLLGQSELGEKRYAEAEKHLLEAREGEPTQFFGPATTMLVWVAYSEKDLEKTSRYLAELEEKAPSAAEQLPAALYYWVGLSWAKENQLTSAKNALQKVCARTDAGQYRVSAYWELAEVERKLHEWPGAMQCYQEFRKLDPGGADNSPVLLGFAEAETGAGEYASAQKHLEQVLLQEPEGRRNAEARMLLGNLYWAQKNYAEAAKTYSTLSLIYQDDEITPRAMDKAASCFALSGDEAQAANWRRRLKEKYPDFKPDA, via the coding sequence ATGGGTTCGACGGGTCTGATCCAGGTGCGAAAATCGCGCGCATTCCGTCGGCTGGGCCGTTTGCTCTTCCTTTCGGCGTTGTGCCTTTGTTGGATCGGGCGGACCGAGTCGGCCTGGTCGGCGGCCGCAGCGCAAGATTCCGGGGAGCCGCTCGAGCTGCTTCCCCAAGCGGAGGTGCAGTTCGATCAGGGAGTGGTGCTCTATCGCGACCATCGCTACTCCGAAGCGCTGCGCCTCCTTTCCGAGGCGCTGCCTTCCCTGACCCCACTAAAGAAGGAGGAGGCCCTCTTCGACATCGGCGAATGCTATCGCTCGCTGGGCCGCACCAAGGATGCTCTCTCGGTCTACCGGACGCTCACGCAAAGCAACCCGAAGAGCCTCTATGCTCCGGCCGCCTGGTTCTGGCAGGGCAAGCTCCTGATGGAGCAAGGGCATTATGGAGAAGCGATCCCGCTTCTTCAGCTGGCGATCGATCGGGGAGTCGGAGAGACCTCCGAAACGGCTCGTTACCTCATGGCCCTCTCGGAGTTTCACATCGGAAACGAAACCGCCGGATCCGAGCAGCTCCGGATGGTGGCTTCCGGGTCGTCCCCCTACCGTGGGGAGGCGACTCGGCTGCTCGCGGTCTACCTCGAAAAGAAGCGGGACTGGGCGAGCGCGCTCCATTATTGGCGAACCCTGGCGGAGCAGAGCAAGGAGTCGTCACAAAAGTGGCAGGCCACGGCGCGAGCGGGATGGGCGGCTCTGCGGGGCGGCGATGCAAAAACCGCCGAAGAGCTCTTTCGCCGGTGTCTCAGTCCGGCCGTTCCCGCCGAATGGCAAAACCTGGCTTATGAGGGGCAATTCGAAGAGGCCCTTTTGCAAAAGCGCTTTGAAGAGGCCTTGACGTTCCTCCAGTCCCATGCGGCGCGCTTCTCCCAGGAGCGAAAGGTCGGCTTGTTTTTGAAGCTGGGAAATGGCGCCCTGCAGGCGGGTGAGCCAGGGATCGCCTTGCCGGTGTTCGAACAGTGTCTTTCCCTGAACCCGGCCGCACCCGCGATGGCCGAAGCCGCCTATGGAAGGCTGGTCGCCCTGGCAGCACTCAACCAGAAGGGAGTTCTCGATGAGGCGAACGCCTATCTCGACCGATTCGGCCCGTCGAGCCCCTACGCGCTCCGTGTCCGTTTCATCCAGGCGCAGGCGCTTTCGGCGCGGGGTCGCTTTGCTGACGCCCTGCCGCTTTGGGAGTCTCTGGTCTCTCAAAAGCCGGAGGGGGTTTCCCGCTCGTCCGCGCTCCTGGGACTCGGCCGAGCCTACTTCGAGTGCGGGAGGTGGAAGGATGCGGCGGAGATCCTGGAAAAGCTTGGCACGGAATGCCCGGCGGCCCCAGAGCTCTTGACCGCTCGGATGACCGAAGGCGCGGCCTGGGACAAGGCCGGAAACTTCGCCAAGGCCCTCGAAGCCTGGAAGCAGGTGCTCGACCTGGCTCCCCAGGGTTCCCCGGAACGGGAGGCCGCCTTGGCCCAGACGGCCTTGCTCGCCAGGCAGATGAAGCAGCCCGAAGAGATGGAGCGGGCGTTTCGAGCGCTCGCGGAGGAATACCCCAAGGCCAAGCTTCGCCCCCTCGGCTGCCTGCTGCTCGGGCAGTCCGAGCTCGGAGAAAAGAGATACGCTGAGGCGGAAAAGCATCTCCTGGAGGCGAGGGAAGGAGAACCGACGCAATTCTTTGGCCCGGCAACGACGATGCTGGTCTGGGTTGCTTACAGCGAGAAGGACTTGGAGAAGACCAGCCGCTACTTGGCGGAGCTCGAGGAAAAGGCCCCGTCGGCCGCCGAGCAGCTTCCCGCCGCTCTCTACTATTGGGTGGGCCTCTCGTGGGCGAAGGAGAACCAGCTGACTTCGGCCAAGAACGCGCTCCAGAAGGTTTGCGCGCGAACGGATGCCGGTCAATATCGAGTGTCGGCCTACTGGGAATTGGCCGAGGTCGAGCGGAAGCTGCATGAGTGGCCTGGTGCCATGCAGTGCTATCAGGAATTCCGCAAGCTCGACCCGGGTGGTGCGGACAATAGCCCGGTGCTCTTGGGATTTGCGGAAGCCGAGACGGGCGCGGGAGAGTATGCTTCTGCACAGAAGCATCTGGAGCAGGTGCTGCTGCAGGAACCCGAGGGACGGCGGAACGCGGAAGCGCGCATGCTCCTCGGAAACCTCTATTGGGCCCAAAAAAACTATGCCGAAGCCGCCAAGACATACAGTACGCTTAGCCTCATCTACCAGGACGACGAGATTACTCCGCGAGCCATGGACAAGGCCGCTTCGTGCTTTGCGCTGTCGGGAGACGAGGCCCAGGCCGCCAATTGGCGGAGACGCCTGAAGGAAAAGTACCCGGATTTTAAGCCCGATGCCTGA
- a CDS encoding OmpA family protein, whose product MPEPIIDSSEHQGKIALIALLLSLLVHVAILGVVGPLHVRGRMALASQAKEMSRTFHLRRAELPNSLFQARAQSSTPTMAPVPNLEAPTEVKGEEAIVQKLAQENPVRVPLPDTTPGGAPEVAVLAPTPPSETSPYLPDMRAEVESATSQTNVGPAAPGAPNDAIVLPSGIGPNPRPGASAVGQAGTHPEEAAGGEGLPGADDVQSQFRAAANFDPRIPQPIMVRLPSDILFDFDSYQLRPDAEPLLAQVAEILKRYGRADVEIGGHTDTFGDDQYNVKLSQQRAESVQRWFEQRLPGERLAFHATGYGRRRPIVNPRGTIEEQAKNRRVEIVIRALSQ is encoded by the coding sequence ATGCCTGAACCGATCATTGACTCGAGCGAGCATCAAGGGAAGATCGCTCTCATCGCTCTGCTCCTCTCCCTCCTCGTGCATGTCGCGATCTTGGGGGTTGTGGGTCCGCTCCATGTGAGAGGGAGGATGGCCCTCGCATCCCAGGCCAAGGAGATGTCGCGTACCTTTCACCTGAGACGGGCGGAATTGCCGAACTCTCTTTTCCAGGCTCGCGCCCAGTCGAGCACCCCCACCATGGCTCCGGTCCCTAACCTGGAGGCTCCCACGGAGGTCAAGGGGGAGGAGGCGATCGTGCAAAAGCTGGCGCAGGAAAATCCCGTTCGCGTCCCGCTTCCCGATACGACTCCCGGAGGGGCCCCGGAAGTGGCGGTGCTGGCTCCGACGCCGCCGAGCGAAACGAGCCCCTATCTGCCGGATATGCGAGCCGAGGTGGAAAGCGCGACCTCCCAGACCAACGTCGGTCCTGCGGCCCCGGGTGCGCCGAACGACGCCATCGTTCTCCCCTCCGGGATCGGGCCGAATCCGCGGCCCGGCGCAAGTGCCGTGGGGCAGGCGGGAACCCATCCGGAAGAAGCGGCCGGGGGAGAGGGCCTGCCGGGAGCGGACGATGTTCAAAGCCAATTCCGGGCCGCCGCCAACTTCGATCCGCGCATCCCTCAGCCGATCATGGTGCGGCTTCCCAGCGATATCTTGTTCGATTTCGACTCCTACCAGTTGCGTCCGGACGCGGAGCCGCTCCTCGCTCAAGTAGCCGAGATCTTGAAGCGTTATGGCCGTGCCGATGTCGAGATCGGCGGCCACACCGATACCTTCGGGGATGACCAGTACAATGTGAAGCTGAGCCAACAGCGCGCCGAATCCGTGCAGCGCTGGTTCGAGCAGCGCTTGCCCGGAGAGCGGCTCGCCTTTCACGCGACTGGCTACGGACGCCGCAGGCCGATCGTCAACCCGCGAGGGACAATCGAGGAGCAGGCGAAGAATCGCCGCGTCGAGATCGTGATCCGGGCTCTCTCCCAGTGA
- a CDS encoding 4-alpha-glucanotransferase encodes MRIEPSERVVGLLMPVSALRRPGDLGIGDARAVRDAIDFCAEHGIHWLQLLPINETSGDNSPYNAISSIALEPSLFSLEPEEVPGLEAEDIPKDWLEEGAEEDVIDYPQVKERKKTLLERAYARFWEQRPPGWGEFQAFCRGHASWLKGYSLFRALLEQQGGDPRWDRWPAEIAHYRSALTWLRTERPRELLRKRSFYAFVQWIGYRQWKAVRTYAAWRGVRLMGDIPFGISRYGSDVWTNPPLFDTSWCGGAPPEKFFQSDAFTQKWGQNWGIPLYFWDRHEAENFAWWKQRIARTLEIFHGFRIDHVLGFFRIYAFPWKPEENSNFLPVTQEEAKERTGGRLPHFIPASDENAEDAARNEARGVLLLTRLLEETGNAAVIAEDLGFVPYYVRPALSELGIPGFKIPLFERAEDHSYLPASTYPHLSVATYATHDHPPIACIYRGLVERWLGPSGHDAWLELQRLMTFLGWNPETPPREFSRDLHLRMLQVLLDAPSWMASILVSDLLGIETRFNQPGADRNWIARLPRPLPDYRQLPPFAGLLSSFRALVGASGRGPSRWGG; translated from the coding sequence GTGCGGATCGAGCCTTCGGAACGAGTCGTCGGCCTGCTGATGCCGGTCTCCGCCCTGCGGCGACCGGGAGATCTCGGAATCGGGGATGCCCGGGCGGTCCGTGACGCGATCGACTTCTGCGCGGAGCACGGCATCCACTGGCTCCAGCTCCTTCCGATCAACGAGACGAGCGGGGACAACAGCCCCTACAATGCGATCAGCTCGATCGCCCTCGAACCCTCTCTCTTCTCCTTGGAGCCCGAGGAGGTCCCCGGCCTGGAGGCGGAAGACATCCCGAAGGACTGGTTAGAGGAGGGTGCCGAAGAGGATGTCATCGACTATCCGCAGGTCAAGGAGCGGAAGAAGACACTGCTGGAACGTGCCTATGCGCGCTTTTGGGAGCAGCGGCCGCCGGGTTGGGGGGAGTTTCAGGCGTTCTGCCGAGGCCACGCTTCCTGGCTCAAGGGATATTCCCTCTTTCGAGCCCTCCTGGAGCAGCAAGGAGGGGATCCTCGGTGGGATCGGTGGCCGGCCGAAATCGCCCACTACCGGAGCGCTCTTACCTGGCTCCGCACGGAGCGCCCGCGGGAGCTTTTGCGGAAACGCTCCTTTTACGCATTCGTCCAGTGGATCGGTTACCGGCAGTGGAAGGCGGTGCGGACGTACGCGGCTTGGCGCGGAGTCCGGCTCATGGGAGACATCCCTTTTGGGATCAGCCGCTACGGATCGGATGTCTGGACCAACCCACCCCTTTTCGACACGAGCTGGTGCGGAGGCGCGCCGCCGGAGAAGTTTTTCCAGTCCGATGCGTTCACCCAGAAGTGGGGCCAGAATTGGGGAATCCCGCTCTACTTCTGGGACCGACATGAGGCGGAGAACTTCGCCTGGTGGAAGCAGCGCATCGCTCGAACGCTCGAGATCTTTCATGGCTTCCGCATCGATCATGTTCTCGGCTTTTTCCGGATCTACGCCTTTCCCTGGAAGCCGGAAGAAAACTCGAACTTTCTCCCGGTGACCCAGGAAGAGGCGAAGGAGAGGACCGGCGGAAGGTTGCCCCATTTCATTCCCGCATCCGACGAGAATGCCGAAGATGCGGCCCGCAATGAGGCGCGAGGGGTCCTGCTCCTGACCCGGCTCCTCGAGGAGACCGGGAACGCCGCAGTGATCGCGGAGGATCTGGGATTCGTTCCCTACTATGTGCGCCCCGCCTTGAGCGAGCTCGGGATCCCCGGGTTCAAGATTCCCCTGTTCGAGCGGGCGGAAGATCACTCCTACCTGCCCGCCTCGACCTATCCCCACTTGAGTGTAGCGACCTACGCGACCCACGACCACCCCCCGATCGCCTGCATCTACCGGGGCCTGGTCGAGCGCTGGCTCGGCCCCAGCGGCCATGACGCCTGGCTCGAGCTGCAACGGCTCATGACCTTCCTGGGTTGGAACCCGGAGACGCCTCCACGGGAGTTTTCCCGAGATCTCCACCTCCGCATGCTCCAGGTCTTGCTCGACGCTCCGAGCTGGATGGCATCCATCCTGGTGAGCGATCTGTTGGGAATCGAAACCCGGTTCAACCAGCCGGGGGCGGATCGGAACTGGATTGCGCGCCTCCCGCGCCCTCTGCCGGACTACCGGCAGCTCCCCCCGTTTGCCGGGCTTCTCTCCTCCTTTCGGGCTCTGGTGGGCGCGAGCGGTCGAGGCCCGAGCCGATGGGGCGGCTAA